A stretch of the Panicum virgatum strain AP13 chromosome 9N, P.virgatum_v5, whole genome shotgun sequence genome encodes the following:
- the LOC120693457 gene encoding uncharacterized protein LOC120693457, protein MAGCCVFLRWPSASPSRIGYRSLDDEAPATVTVVVGKERRAFSVDQLVLDSYPFRVLLETVARKEERRGGAIFVDVDAILFEHILWLACDGRSVSQILQLDLKEIIDFYAQDA, encoded by the coding sequence atggccggCTGCTGCGTCTTCCTGCGGTGGCCGTCGGCGTCGCCGTCCCGCATCGGCTACCGCTCGCTCGACGACGAGGCGCCGGCGACGGTCACGGTCGTGGTCGGGAAGGAGCGGCGGGCGTTCTCGGTGGACCAGCTCGTGCTCGACTCCTACCCGTTCCGGGTGCTCCTGGAGACGGTGGCGCGGAAGGAGGAGCGCCGGGGCGGGGCCATCTTCGTCGACGTCGACGCCATCCTCTTCGAGCACATCCTGTGGCTCGCCTGCGACGGCCGCTCCGTCTCGCAGATCCTCCAGCTCGACCTCAAGGAGATCATCGACTTCTACGCCCAGGACGCCTGA